The Pseudomonas sp. IAC-BECa141 genome contains the following window.
AGCCATGACGTAGCGAAGGCAATCGGCGCTGATCTGGCCCTGGGGCGCATGGCCGGTGGTGGCATCCTGCAGCAGCGTCTCAACTGGGCCCTGCGTGTCGCCGGCGGCCCGGCCAGTATGCTCATCCTCGGGATGCTGCCGACCCGAATGGGCGACGGCACGCTCTACACCGACGATCAACTACGCACCTTGTCTCGCGCAACCACTCGCGTGCGCTTCCAGTTCCGACGCGATGCCGAAGGCGTCATGCAGGTCTACGGCATCCACACCGGAGCCTCAGACGACGACTCGGTACGTACCGTAAAAGTCCAGTGGAACAGCGACAAGACCGCCATGGAGGCGAAGCTCAACGGCATCACCATTCTGTGGACACCGCAACGCGGGCCGCTGGGAGCGATGCCGCCGCTGGTTTATCCGGAGCACGGCGAGCCACTGAGCACGATCCTCGTCCACCCGATCGCCGCGAACACCGACAGCCAGATAGAAATCCTGCCCGGCGAAGACATCACCGCCGAAGATTGCATTCTGGTGTTTCCGGCGGAGACCGGACTGAAGTCGTTGTATGTGGTGTTTTCGAAACCGGCCAGGTTGATGCCGGGGATGGTGACGGGGGTTGGGGAGGATGTTACCGGTGTATGGCTTGACCATGCCCGGGCGGGATCTGGCGCGCCGATCCCAACCAGCATTGCCGATTCGCTAAGAGGCCGTGAATATTCCAGCTTTGATTCATTCAGGCGCGCCTTCTGGGCCGAAGCCTCAAAAGATACCAGGCTAGCCGAGCAGCTCAGCGAAGACAGCCTGGAGCGCATGCGCAACGGAAAGGCACCTCGCGCCCGATTAGCTGATGCAGTCGGCAAGAGAATCTCTCACGAAATTCATCATGTGGAACTGATATCTCAAGGCGGCGAGGTCTATAACGTTGACAACCTCAGAGTCCACACCCCCAAAAATCACGTCGAAGTACACCAGGATTGAGGTAACTGCATGAGCGACCCTTTCATCAAAAACAACTTTTCTGATTACACCGAACAAGACTTCGTTGAGTTCATTGACGAGATCAGAAAGGAAGACAAAGCACCGACAGATGACCGTGCAGATATTCTATTGCTGCACTTCAACGAGATCGTTGGGCATCCGAGCAAGATGGACCTTATCTACTACCCTGAGCCAGGTGCTGACACGTCATCCTCTGGCATAGCCCGCACAGTCGCGACATGGCGTGAAGCAAACGGGCTGCCAGGATTCAAGAAATGAAGATCTATGAGAAAACCATTTCTGACTACACGGAAGCCGAGTTCATTGAGTTTCTGAACTCCGTGCTGGCGGCCAATACAAGACCTGATGAAATACTTGACCCTCTAATTTTTGAGTTTGAACGTCTCAGTGAGCACCCGGCAGGATCTGACTTGATTTACTGGCCAAAGGATGGCGCGCAATGCACTCCCGAAGGCATCACAGAAACGGTGAAAAAGTGGCGCGCTACCAACGGACTGCCTGGCTTCTAGCAGTAACCATCCGGCATTCATAGTCAAAACCGCTGCGCACCACCAGGCCGCCAAAGCGGCTTACCGAAAGGCAAGCCGTTTGTTTATCCCTCGCCCGCTAAAGCCCTGAGCCCCTTCGCCCATATCTGCCGCGTGCGCAATCCCACCATCGCCCGCCAGTCCGGATCCGCCGGATAGAACTGCTCCAGCAGGTTCAACTTGATCGCCCGCCCGGTCGCATCCAGCGGATCGCCGTGCAGATGCAGCCAGTGATCATCGCGCAAGTAGCGATGTACATCCGGCCCCGGGTAAGTCCCGCACTCGATCACAAACGGCATCAACTGCACTCCCGGCAGCGCATCGAGCAGCGCCTGCGAGGTGTACCCGGTGGCGGTCGCCGCAACACCGGTTTCGCTCAAGGTTTCGGCACCGGTGTGCAGGGTATAGAGCCATGGGCCATAGATCGATTGCGCTTTGGCTAACGCCGGATACGGCCCTCGGGTGATCGTCAGCAGCATCGGATGGCCATACTCGCCGGCGCCGGTGTGCAAGTCGAAACACATCACGGTTTCAGCACCGGCCAGATGATTCTCGATGATTGAATGCAACGTGCGATTCGACCAGCTCGGCGCAAGTCCGCCAAAAAACAGTCCGTCGGGATGACTGTGCTGGCCACCCTCGACAATCGACATGACGGCCGGCCAGCCATGCTTGGCGATTTGCGCATCAAGCAAGCCATCAGCTTTTTGCCGCTCGGGGCCGTTCAAATCGGTGCAGGCGTAAATTTCATGCAGAGTGGCGTATGCCTGGTTATCCGGAAGCGGTCGGTTGAAATCCAGATGATTGCGGTTGAGGTCGATGTTGTCTTCGTTGACCCGCCGCAGCCATGCCGTGCCCCACGGGTTGATCAGGTGAATCATCACCACCGCGACATCCTTCGCCAGCGACTCCTGCGTGAAATGCTTGAGCCAGTCGATCTGGCACTCCGAACCGTAATAACCCTCAACCCCGTGGGTGCCGCTGAGCGCCACCAGGCGCCGCTTGGCCGATGGATCCCCCAGTACCGCGACATCGGTACTCAAAGACTCGCCAAACGGCCCATTGAGCGGATGCGCGTACGAAGAGAGCGTTGCGCCCGCCCCCTTCGCGGCGGCCAGAAAGCGCTCGCGCTGTTCGCGATAGCTGGGCCGGGTCGGAAACTCGTTGTGCATGGCGACCTCTTGTTGATTGTTCTGGCTTCACGTTTGCCCATGACCCTACAGAAAATCCGCCAAGGCATGAAGGACAAAGATACCTGCGGTTTGCGTCGTACACGGTCGGCCGATACAGTCCGTCAGACTTTTATCCCACGGACGGAGAGCCCGCGTGTTTCCAGCCCTGCCCCTGAACCGTTTTCGCCTGCCCGCCCTGGCTCTGATCGTCAGCGCCATCGCCCTCACGGCCTGTAACGCACCGCCCTCCTCGACCCTGCCGCTGGCACCGGAAGCCGCCTCCGGTTACCGCACCGGCCTGCAAGCCAGCCACGCTGAAAAACACATGGCCGCCGCTGCCAATCCGCTGGCCGCCGAGGCCGGTCGCGAGATGTTGCGTCAGGGTGGTTCCGCCATCGATGCCGCCATCGCGATGCAAGCCGTGTTGACCCTGGTCGAGCCGCAGTCCTCCGGGATCGGCGGTGGCGCGATGATCGTGCTGTGGGACGGTAAACAGGTGCGCACCTACGACGGTCGCGAAACCGCACCGGCCGGCGCGACCGAGAAGCTGTTTCTTCAGGCCGACGGCAAACCGATGCCGTTCCCGCAGGCGCAGATCGGCGGACGCTCCGTCGGCACACCGGGCGTGATGCGAGCGCTGGAACTGGCGCACAAAAAGCACGGCCGTTTGCCGTGGGCGACGTTGTTCGAGCCGGCGATCAAACTGGCGGAACAGGGCTTTGCAATTTCCCCGCGCCTGCATTCGCTGCTGGAATCCGATCCGGTGATTCGCCGTTCGCCGGACATGGCCAGGTACTTTCTGAACAGCGACGGCAGCGTCAAGGCAGTCGGCACGCGATTGCAAAACCCGGCGCTGGCCGGCGTGCTCAAACGCATCGCCAATGAAGGTGCGGACGCGCTGTACAAAGGCCCGATCGCGGAAGAGATCGTGGCCAAGGTTCAGGGGCACGCCAACCCCGGTAGCCTGTCACTGACCGA
Protein-coding sequences here:
- a CDS encoding S-type pyocin domain-containing protein; translated protein: MDLDKYLFDDEWHRKRWNGGASWATWNPPQEPEPLYVPTDEWPTPKPRDDLVFAKSCTPDNWCRTDAGTTPEPASSFGKVMVAGAMRVPAASHDVAKAIGADLALGRMAGGGILQQRLNWALRVAGGPASMLILGMLPTRMGDGTLYTDDQLRTLSRATTRVRFQFRRDAEGVMQVYGIHTGASDDDSVRTVKVQWNSDKTAMEAKLNGITILWTPQRGPLGAMPPLVYPEHGEPLSTILVHPIAANTDSQIEILPGEDITAEDCILVFPAETGLKSLYVVFSKPARLMPGMVTGVGEDVTGVWLDHARAGSGAPIPTSIADSLRGREYSSFDSFRRAFWAEASKDTRLAEQLSEDSLERMRNGKAPRARLADAVGKRISHEIHHVELISQGGEVYNVDNLRVHTPKNHVEVHQD
- a CDS encoding M14 family metallopeptidase is translated as MHNEFPTRPSYREQRERFLAAAKGAGATLSSYAHPLNGPFGESLSTDVAVLGDPSAKRRLVALSGTHGVEGYYGSECQIDWLKHFTQESLAKDVAVVMIHLINPWGTAWLRRVNEDNIDLNRNHLDFNRPLPDNQAYATLHEIYACTDLNGPERQKADGLLDAQIAKHGWPAVMSIVEGGQHSHPDGLFFGGLAPSWSNRTLHSIIENHLAGAETVMCFDLHTGAGEYGHPMLLTITRGPYPALAKAQSIYGPWLYTLHTGAETLSETGVAATATGYTSQALLDALPGVQLMPFVIECGTYPGPDVHRYLRDDHWLHLHGDPLDATGRAIKLNLLEQFYPADPDWRAMVGLRTRQIWAKGLRALAGEG
- a CDS encoding bacteriocin immunity protein, translating into MSDPFIKNNFSDYTEQDFVEFIDEIRKEDKAPTDDRADILLLHFNEIVGHPSKMDLIYYPEPGADTSSSGIARTVATWREANGLPGFKK
- a CDS encoding bacteriocin immunity protein — its product is MKIYEKTISDYTEAEFIEFLNSVLAANTRPDEILDPLIFEFERLSEHPAGSDLIYWPKDGAQCTPEGITETVKKWRATNGLPGF